In one window of Larus michahellis chromosome 10, bLarMic1.1, whole genome shotgun sequence DNA:
- the DUSP7 gene encoding dual specificity protein phosphatase 7 produces MKTQVWGSSPRAPMAAAMPCKSAEWLQEELESGGGRSLLLLDCRPHELFESSHIETAINLAIPGLMLRRLKKGNLPIRSIIPNHEDKERFVKRCKADTVLLYDEATADWQDGGAATSVLGLLLQKLRDDGCKAYYLKGGFNKFQTEYSEHCETNLDSSSPSNSPPASVLGLGGLRISSDCSDGESDREPSSATESDGSPIPNNQPAFPVQILPYLYLGCAKDSTNLDVLGKYGIKYILNVTPNLPNMFEHDGEFKYKQIPISDHWSQNLSQFFPEAIAFIDEARSKKCGILVHCLAGISRSVTVTVAYLMQKLNLSLNDAYDFVKRKKSNISPNFNFMGQLLDFERTLGLNSPCDNRSPSEQLYFTTPTNHNLFQLNTLEST; encoded by the exons ATGAAAACGCAGGTCTGGGGGAGCTCCCCGCGGGCGCCCATGGCTGCGGCGATGCCGTGCAAGAGCGCGGagtggctgcaggaggagctggagtcgGGCGGCGGCCGCTCGCTGCTGCTGCTCGACTGCCGCCCCCACGAGCTGTTCGAGAGCTCGCACATCGAGACGGCCATCAACCTGGCCATCCCCGGGCTCATGCTCCGCCGCCTCAAGAAGGGCAACCTGCCCATCCGCTCCATCATCCCCAACCACGAGGACAAGGAGCGCTTCGTCAAGCGCTGCAAGGCCGACACCGTGCTGCTCTACGACGAGGCCACCGCCGACTGGCAGGACGGCGGCGCCGCCACCTCCGTCCTGGGGCTCCTGCTCCAGAAGCTGCGCGATGACGGCTGTAAAGCCTATTACCTGAAAG gtggCTTTAACAAGTTTCAGACCGAATACTCGGAGCACTGCGAGACGAACCTTGACAGCTCCTCACCCAGCAACTCTCCCCCGGCATCAGTCCTTGGCCTGGGAGGGCTGCGGATAAGCTCTGACTGCTCGGATGGCGAATCCGACAGGGAACCCAGCAGTGCCACGGAGTCGGACGGGAGCCCCATCCCTAACAATCAGCCTGCCTTTCCAGTCCAGATCCTACCTTATCTGTACCTGGGCTGTGCCAAAGATTCAACCAACTTGGACGTCCTGGGCAAATACGGCATTAAATACATCCTGAATGTGACTCCCAACCTGCCAAACATGTTTGAGCACGATGGAGAGTTCAAGTACAAGCAGATCCCCATCTCAGATCACTGGAGCCAGAATCTCTCGCAGTTCTTTCCCGAGGCCATTGCTTTCATTG ATGAGGCCCGTTCCAAGAAGTGTGGGATCCTTGTTCACTGCCTCGCTGGCATCAGCCGGTCTGTAACAGTCACTGTCGCCTACTTGATGCAAAAACTCAACTTGTCCCTGAACGATGCCTATGactttgtgaaaaggaaaaaatccaacaTTTCCCCAAACTTTAACTTCATGGGCCAGCTCCTGGACTTTGAGAGGACTCTGGGACTCAACAGCCCTTGTGACAACCGCTCGCCCAGTGAACAGCTCTACTTCACCACCCCCACCAACCACAACCTGTTTCAGCTGAACACTCTGGAGTCCACATGA